Proteins from a genomic interval of Solidesulfovibrio sp.:
- a CDS encoding inorganic phosphate transporter, with the protein MDFLGGLDGHTLSLLLASLGIALSFEFVNGFHDTANAVATVIYTKALRARTAVALSGVCNFLGVHLGGIAVAYSIVHLLPVDLLVSVDTDLGLAMVFALLVSAILWNFGTWYLGLPASSSHTLIGAILGVGLANAVREGLPLGAGVNWHKAVEVGLSLLLSPVIGFACAGGLLLLLRRYLADPALHSPPAGDAPPPAGMRAALIVSGLGVSLAHGSNDGQKGVGLIMLILIGILPGAYALDTATPPAEVVAVRQVAARLTDYFDAHRLEIDRAYARGTFREKPADAPAVNCDVRGAVAASEAIQVRLAGVERLADLPPAERWNLRTDILCLDDAARLLEGIVPSGEWVQIEDWRRALRRPTEYAPDWVLLAVSLALGCGTMVGWKRIVVTIGEKIGKTRLSYAQGAAAQVVAMATIGLADGLGLPVSTTHVLSSGVAGTMAAGKSGLQMRTLRSIAMAWVFTLPAAMFLGAGLFFLFALLA; encoded by the coding sequence ATGGATTTTCTCGGCGGCCTCGACGGACACACCCTTTCGCTCCTGCTCGCTTCCCTCGGCATCGCTCTCTCCTTCGAATTCGTCAACGGCTTTCACGACACGGCCAACGCCGTGGCCACGGTCATCTACACCAAGGCCCTGCGCGCCCGCACGGCGGTGGCGCTCTCGGGCGTGTGCAACTTCCTCGGCGTGCACCTCGGCGGCATCGCCGTGGCCTATTCCATCGTCCACCTGCTGCCGGTGGACCTGCTCGTCTCGGTCGACACCGACCTCGGCCTGGCCATGGTCTTCGCCCTGCTCGTCTCGGCCATCCTGTGGAATTTCGGCACCTGGTACCTGGGGCTGCCGGCTTCGAGCTCCCATACGCTCATCGGCGCCATCCTGGGCGTGGGCCTGGCCAACGCCGTGCGCGAGGGCCTGCCGCTGGGCGCCGGCGTCAACTGGCACAAGGCCGTGGAAGTCGGGCTGTCGCTGCTCCTTTCCCCGGTCATCGGCTTTGCCTGCGCCGGCGGGCTGTTGCTGTTGCTGCGGCGTTACCTCGCCGATCCCGCGCTCCATTCCCCGCCGGCCGGCGACGCGCCGCCGCCGGCCGGCATGCGGGCCGCGCTGATCGTCTCGGGGCTCGGCGTGAGCCTGGCCCACGGCTCCAACGACGGCCAGAAGGGGGTGGGGCTGATCATGCTCATCCTTATCGGCATCCTGCCCGGTGCCTACGCCCTGGACACGGCCACGCCGCCGGCCGAGGTCGTGGCCGTGCGCCAGGTCGCGGCCCGGCTCACGGACTATTTCGACGCCCACCGCCTGGAGATCGACAGGGCCTACGCCCGGGGGACCTTTCGGGAAAAGCCCGCCGACGCGCCGGCCGTGAACTGCGACGTGCGCGGGGCCGTGGCCGCTTCGGAAGCCATCCAGGTACGCCTGGCCGGGGTCGAACGCCTCGCCGACCTGCCCCCGGCGGAGCGCTGGAACCTGCGCACGGACATCCTGTGCCTGGATGACGCGGCCCGTCTGCTGGAGGGGATCGTCCCGTCCGGGGAATGGGTGCAAATCGAGGACTGGCGCCGGGCCCTGCGCCGGCCCACGGAATACGCGCCCGACTGGGTGCTGCTGGCCGTGTCCCTGGCTCTTGGTTGCGGCACCATGGTCGGCTGGAAGCGCATCGTGGTCACCATCGGCGAAAAAATCGGCAAGACCAGGCTGTCCTATGCCCAGGGGGCGGCGGCGCAAGTGGTGGCCATGGCCACCATCGGCCTGGCCGACGGCCTGGGGCTGCCGGTATCGACCACCCACGTCCTGTCCTCGGGGGTGGCCGGCACCATGGCCGCCGGGAAAAGCGGGCTGCAGATGCGCACCTTGCGTTCCATCGCCATGGCCTGGGTATTCACGCTGCCGGCGGCGATGTTTCTCGGGGCCGGGCTCTTTTTCCTCTTCGCCCTGCTGGCCTGA
- a CDS encoding Nif11-like leader peptide family natural product precursor, translated as MSQDAIDRFLEYLRADKDRLLLVGGMPLGELVAYAASLGFDFTAEELKARQALVHLVEGT; from the coding sequence ATGAGCCAGGACGCCATCGACCGTTTCCTCGAATACCTGCGCGCCGACAAGGACCGGTTGCTCCTGGTCGGCGGCATGCCGCTGGGCGAACTGGTCGCCTACGCCGCCAGCCTCGGCTTCGATTTCACGGCCGAGGAACTCAAGGCCAGGCAGGCCCTCGTCCATCTGGTGGAAGGCACCTAG
- a CDS encoding amphi-Trp domain-containing protein — protein MSNKIFKYDGLQEPAVIADYLEAVRDGFARGAVTLTQGEQVLELLPKGLVSVTIEGKQKGEDRKLKMTFRWKERECALPDAPLRIAPGDGDDA, from the coding sequence GTGTCCAACAAGATATTCAAGTACGACGGACTGCAGGAACCGGCGGTCATCGCCGACTATCTGGAAGCCGTGCGCGACGGTTTCGCGCGCGGGGCCGTCACCCTGACCCAGGGCGAGCAGGTGCTGGAACTTTTGCCCAAGGGCCTGGTGTCCGTGACCATCGAGGGCAAGCAGAAGGGCGAGGACCGCAAGCTCAAGATGACCTTCCGCTGGAAGGAGCGGGAATGCGCCTTGCCCGACGCCCCGTTGCGCATCGCGCCAGGGGACGGCGACGATGCATGA
- a CDS encoding PhoU domain-containing protein, protein MHEIVTNFQFLLVEIERQLEATQAVVEKHDERRIAKIESRDDYIDNLKSVIENACFATLHGEERLTSPEMAKLRALNIIGNNLERVGDHLVNVVRQTRHYDDPECIKRYAYKPFFAEVRKALEWTPRAVLERDMAAALKICRCELQLDRLYKEQFDRIRDELRSGFQTGDLLTTLFIFRYLERMGDALLNVGEAAIFAITGDKFKIHQFTALKDILTEGGHELPLSEIDFASIWGTRSGCRIGRVADRDGDGVTHREVIFKDGDTAKLRQEAANIARWDSLRPGLAPRVEAFREGKKSSSMLVELLPGQTIQDIAVGGDAALLRRALTALCRTVGEIWTGSLSPVPVPAGAMAQLRARLPEVLSVHPGLKSVRRAIGACALPSLDEAIAAAEDVEGRLAAPYAVLLHGDYNSNNILYDVTEDRIHYIDLHRSAEGDAAQDVSVFMISNFRLPIFDAVRRRLLNAISTEFFTFARSFAARHGDASFEMRLALGLARSLITSTRFELSERFSRLMFARGMYLLSRVAGHTGDTSGFRLPLAAVCY, encoded by the coding sequence ATGCATGAGATCGTCACCAACTTCCAGTTCCTGCTGGTCGAGATCGAGCGCCAGCTCGAGGCCACCCAGGCCGTGGTCGAAAAGCACGACGAACGGCGCATCGCCAAGATCGAATCCCGCGACGACTACATCGACAACCTCAAAAGCGTGATCGAAAACGCCTGCTTCGCCACGCTGCACGGCGAGGAGCGGCTCACGTCGCCGGAGATGGCCAAACTGCGGGCCCTTAACATCATCGGCAACAACCTCGAGCGCGTGGGCGATCACCTCGTCAACGTGGTGCGCCAGACCCGCCACTACGACGACCCGGAGTGCATCAAGCGCTACGCCTACAAGCCGTTTTTCGCCGAGGTCAGAAAGGCCCTGGAGTGGACGCCGCGGGCCGTGCTCGAACGCGACATGGCGGCGGCCCTCAAAATCTGCCGCTGCGAACTCCAGCTCGACCGGCTCTACAAGGAGCAGTTCGACCGCATCCGCGACGAACTGCGTTCGGGCTTCCAGACCGGCGACCTGCTCACCACGCTGTTTATCTTCCGCTACCTGGAACGCATGGGCGATGCCCTCCTTAACGTCGGCGAGGCGGCCATTTTCGCCATCACCGGCGACAAGTTCAAGATCCACCAGTTCACGGCCTTAAAGGATATCCTCACCGAAGGCGGCCACGAGCTGCCCCTGTCCGAGATCGACTTCGCCTCCATCTGGGGCACGCGCTCGGGCTGCCGCATCGGGCGGGTGGCCGACCGCGACGGGGACGGCGTCACCCACCGCGAGGTCATCTTCAAGGACGGCGACACGGCCAAGCTGCGCCAGGAAGCGGCCAACATCGCGCGTTGGGACAGCCTCCGGCCGGGGCTGGCCCCCCGGGTCGAGGCCTTCCGCGAGGGCAAGAAATCCAGCTCCATGCTGGTGGAACTCCTGCCCGGCCAGACCATCCAGGACATCGCCGTGGGCGGCGACGCGGCCCTGCTGCGCCGGGCGCTTACGGCCCTGTGCCGCACCGTCGGCGAGATATGGACCGGGTCCCTGTCCCCCGTGCCGGTCCCGGCCGGGGCCATGGCCCAGTTGCGCGCCCGGTTGCCCGAGGTGCTCTCGGTCCACCCGGGATTGAAAAGCGTGCGCCGGGCCATCGGCGCCTGCGCCCTGCCGAGCCTCGACGAGGCCATCGCCGCCGCCGAGGACGTGGAAGGCCGCCTGGCCGCGCCCTACGCCGTGCTGCTCCACGGCGACTACAACAGCAACAACATCCTGTACGACGTGACCGAGGACCGCATCCACTACATCGACCTGCACCGCTCGGCCGAGGGCGACGCCGCCCAGGACGTCTCGGTCTTCATGATCTCCAACTTCCGCCTGCCCATCTTCGACGCGGTCCGGCGGCGGCTCCTCAACGCCATCAGCACCGAGTTCTTCACCTTCGCCCGGTCCTTCGCCGCCCGCCACGGCGACGCCAGCTTCGAAATGCGCCTGGCCCTGGGCCTGGCCCGGTCGCTGATCACCTCGACGCGCTTTGAACTGAGCGAGCGTTTTTCCAGGCTCATGTTCGCGCGCGGCATGTATCTGCTTTCCCGCGTGGCCGGCCATACCGGCGACACGTCGGGATTTAGGCTGCCGCTGGCGGCCGTGTGCTATTAG
- a CDS encoding GAK system ATP-grasp enzyme produces MKKIGVVGIPKGWSTLRLLDALEARTGYRLCIDMAEVRLDLETGKLFCQGTDLTGLDAVIVKKIAPSYSPHALDRMEVLRFLHRKGVPVFSDPDSMFRLIDRLSGTTVLRLGGIPMPPTVVTEDIEEAAATVADFGKAVFKPLYSSKARGMTVIEDTADVREEIADFKSAGNQVMYIQKMVSHAGGHLDLGVSFLGGKYLATYARQGSGDSWDTTTRTGGRYVPHEPSPEIIALAHKAQDLFPGMAFTCVDVVETPDGAAIYEVSAFGGFRGLLDACGIDAAAAYADHVLEAIR; encoded by the coding sequence ATGAAAAAAATCGGCGTGGTGGGCATCCCCAAGGGATGGTCCACCCTGCGGCTCCTGGACGCCCTGGAAGCGCGCACGGGCTATCGCCTGTGCATCGACATGGCCGAGGTCCGCCTCGACCTCGAAACGGGCAAGCTTTTCTGCCAGGGAACCGACCTCACCGGCCTCGATGCCGTCATCGTGAAAAAGATCGCCCCGTCCTATTCCCCCCATGCCCTGGACCGCATGGAGGTGCTGCGCTTTCTCCACCGCAAGGGCGTGCCGGTCTTTTCCGACCCGGACAGCATGTTCCGCCTCATCGACCGCTTAAGCGGCACGACCGTGCTGCGCCTGGGCGGCATTCCCATGCCGCCCACCGTGGTCACCGAGGACATCGAGGAAGCGGCCGCCACGGTGGCCGATTTCGGCAAGGCCGTGTTCAAGCCGCTGTATTCCTCCAAGGCCCGGGGCATGACCGTCATCGAGGACACGGCCGACGTGCGCGAGGAGATCGCCGACTTCAAGTCCGCCGGCAACCAAGTCATGTACATCCAGAAGATGGTCTCCCACGCCGGCGGCCACCTCGACCTGGGCGTCTCCTTTCTCGGCGGCAAGTACCTGGCCACCTACGCCCGCCAGGGCAGCGGCGATTCCTGGGACACCACCACCCGCACCGGCGGCAGGTATGTGCCCCACGAGCCGTCCCCGGAGATCATCGCCCTGGCCCACAAGGCGCAAGACCTGTTCCCGGGCATGGCCTTTACCTGCGTCGACGTGGTGGAAACCCCGGACGGCGCGGCCATCTACGAGGTTTCGGCCTTCGGCGGCTTCCGGGGACTGCTGGACGCCTGCGGCATCGACGCCGCCGCCGCCTACGCCGACCACGTCCTGGAGGCCATCCGATGA
- a CDS encoding HprK-related kinase B has product MSAHHPLTMARLLAPILETAPITHRLEVTFGDVTVLVASNSKGLIDKLADYYRDFVGGGGATRIPVTAIEAGPPDFDLPFAVKGREPGKTKIKEAYCDLPDGRVVKKLLTGLVFLFGHGDNYAVGPCIDNDNQVVNFINNRFIELCLKRGALLFHAAGVAEGGKGLVIAGFSGAGKSTLALEIMRHGTDFVSNDRVMVAKADSGLVMTGVAKMPRVNPGTVLNNPSLHGVMSEADRGRFSALPQAELWDLEHKYDAFIDTCFGPGRFKLSCPMAGLVVLRWKRDSSPMTAQRVDLRERRDLMAAFMKDLGLFYEFEDADEPTMASQKAYLDLLGDLPVLEIDGGVDFHKAAEACLEFLRRVKG; this is encoded by the coding sequence ATGAGCGCGCACCATCCCCTGACCATGGCCCGGCTGCTGGCCCCCATCCTCGAAACCGCCCCCATCACCCACCGCCTGGAAGTGACCTTCGGCGACGTGACGGTCCTGGTCGCGTCCAATTCCAAGGGCCTCATCGACAAGCTGGCCGATTATTACCGCGACTTCGTGGGCGGCGGCGGCGCCACCCGCATCCCGGTCACGGCCATCGAGGCCGGCCCGCCGGACTTCGACCTGCCCTTCGCCGTCAAGGGGCGCGAACCCGGCAAGACCAAAATCAAGGAAGCCTACTGCGACCTGCCGGACGGCCGGGTGGTCAAAAAGCTCCTCACCGGGCTCGTCTTTCTGTTCGGCCACGGTGACAACTACGCCGTGGGCCCGTGCATCGACAACGACAACCAGGTCGTCAACTTCATCAACAACCGCTTCATCGAGCTGTGCCTCAAGCGCGGTGCCCTGCTCTTCCACGCCGCCGGCGTGGCCGAGGGGGGCAAGGGCCTGGTCATCGCCGGCTTTTCCGGGGCCGGCAAGTCGACCCTGGCCCTGGAGATCATGCGCCACGGCACGGATTTCGTGAGCAACGACCGGGTGATGGTCGCCAAGGCGGACTCGGGCCTGGTCATGACCGGCGTGGCCAAGATGCCCCGGGTCAACCCCGGCACGGTGCTGAACAACCCGAGCCTGCACGGGGTCATGAGCGAAGCCGACCGAGGGCGTTTCTCCGCCCTGCCCCAGGCCGAACTGTGGGACCTGGAGCACAAGTACGATGCCTTCATCGACACCTGTTTCGGCCCTGGCCGCTTCAAGCTGTCCTGCCCCATGGCTGGCCTTGTGGTGCTGCGCTGGAAGCGCGACAGCTCGCCCATGACGGCGCAACGCGTCGATTTGCGGGAGCGGCGCGACCTCATGGCCGCCTTCATGAAGGACCTGGGGCTTTTCTACGAATTCGAGGATGCCGACGAGCCCACCATGGCCAGCCAGAAGGCCTACCTCGACCTGCTCGGCGACCTGCCGGTCCTGGAGATCGACGGCGGCGTGGATTTCCACAAGGCGGCCGAGGCCTGCCTGGAATTTTTGCGCCGGGTCAAGGGCTAG
- the mgtA gene encoding magnesium-translocating P-type ATPase, which translates to MTDPMTTPVAAGDTPASEAEREALRLAPEEEFLKNLEHFVQKANAFDALAHQRKLSAYDVYRHLDGLWRELAQTGQTLQEPEPEQKPAFPGLSGAEARERLRKFGPNQAVTAKPVTVWSRLWEAVKNPLVVLLLVLGAISYATDDLRSAVVIIGMAVMGVVLKVIQEAKADTAAAELKKMVHTTATALRDGRQAEIPLAEVVPGDIVLLAAGDMVPADVQLIRAKDLHINQAMLTGEALPVEKTARPADAPAPDGETGLGDPALCFMGTNVVSGSAAAVVTATGARTYFGGIAAKLSQKRVETDFDKGIKSFTALMLRFMLVMVPFVFIINGATSHDWMGAFMFALAVAVGLTPEMLPMVVTVCLSKGALAMSRHKVIVKRLDAIQNFGAIDVLCTDKTGTLTQDRIILEKYLDVTGEEDNSVLEYAYVNSKLQTGLRNALDLAVIASGDDVGSAIDPARYELLDEIPFDFMRRRLSVIVRDTATGKAVLICKGAAEEVFAQSRDCLHDGVVSPLDAVHRETMQEVVHELNDDGFRVVALASKEVDGSRHDFAVADECDLTLMGYLAFLDPPKDTAADALATMIAHGIQPKIVTGDNAVITAKICREVRFDAGDHIITGERLAAMSEAEVLDAVEVCHVFAKLDPMQKEQIVAALRRKGHVVGFMGDGINDAPALRAADVGISVDSAVDVAKESADIILLEKSLHVLEHGVLEGRKIFFNITKYIRMGASSNFGNMFSVLGASAFLPFLPMLPIQILVNNLMYDFSQTAIPTDNVDADILGKPRRWRIDDIRRYILYLGPVSSLFDYVTFFILIHFFGAWNNPALFQTGWFIESLLSQTLIVHVIRTDNLPFVQSWSSLPLGATTILICLFGIWLPFSPLAHTFGLVVPPAGYWGLMALVIFCYMCLAQVVKSWVVRRIHASCAV; encoded by the coding sequence ATGACCGATCCCATGACCACGCCCGTCGCCGCCGGTGACACCCCGGCGAGCGAGGCCGAACGGGAAGCCTTGCGCCTGGCCCCGGAAGAGGAATTCCTCAAAAACCTCGAACACTTCGTCCAGAAAGCCAACGCCTTCGACGCCCTGGCCCACCAGCGCAAGCTCTCGGCCTACGACGTCTATCGCCACCTCGACGGCCTGTGGCGGGAGCTCGCCCAGACCGGCCAGACGCTTCAGGAACCCGAACCCGAGCAAAAACCCGCCTTTCCGGGCCTCAGCGGCGCCGAAGCCCGGGAGCGCCTGCGCAAATTCGGCCCCAACCAGGCCGTCACGGCCAAGCCCGTCACCGTCTGGAGCCGGCTGTGGGAGGCGGTCAAGAACCCCCTGGTCGTGTTGCTGCTGGTGCTCGGCGCCATCTCCTACGCCACCGACGACCTCCGCTCGGCCGTGGTCATCATCGGCATGGCCGTCATGGGCGTGGTGCTCAAGGTCATCCAGGAGGCCAAGGCCGACACCGCCGCCGCCGAGCTCAAGAAAATGGTCCACACCACGGCCACGGCCCTGCGCGACGGCAGGCAGGCCGAGATTCCCCTGGCCGAGGTGGTGCCCGGCGACATCGTGCTGCTGGCCGCCGGCGACATGGTGCCGGCCGACGTGCAGCTGATTCGGGCCAAGGACCTGCACATCAACCAGGCCATGCTCACGGGCGAGGCCTTGCCCGTGGAAAAAACCGCCCGGCCGGCCGATGCGCCCGCCCCGGACGGCGAAACCGGCCTTGGCGATCCGGCCCTGTGCTTCATGGGCACCAACGTCGTGTCCGGCTCGGCCGCGGCCGTGGTCACGGCCACCGGGGCGCGCACCTATTTCGGCGGCATCGCGGCCAAGCTCTCGCAAAAGCGCGTGGAGACCGACTTCGACAAGGGCATCAAAAGCTTCACCGCACTCATGCTGCGCTTCATGCTGGTCATGGTGCCCTTCGTTTTCATCATAAACGGCGCCACCAGCCACGACTGGATGGGCGCCTTCATGTTCGCCCTGGCCGTGGCCGTGGGGCTGACCCCGGAAATGCTGCCCATGGTGGTGACGGTGTGCCTGTCCAAGGGCGCCCTGGCCATGTCCCGGCACAAGGTCATCGTCAAGCGCCTGGACGCCATCCAGAACTTCGGGGCCATCGACGTGCTGTGCACGGACAAGACCGGCACCCTGACCCAGGACAGGATCATCCTGGAGAAATACCTGGACGTCACCGGCGAGGAGGACAACTCCGTCCTGGAATACGCCTACGTCAACAGCAAGCTGCAAACCGGGCTGCGCAACGCCCTGGACCTGGCCGTCATCGCCTCCGGCGACGACGTGGGTTCGGCCATCGACCCGGCCCGCTACGAACTCCTCGACGAGATCCCCTTCGACTTCATGCGCCGGCGCTTAAGCGTCATCGTGCGCGACACGGCCACGGGCAAGGCCGTGCTCATCTGCAAGGGCGCGGCCGAGGAGGTCTTCGCCCAAAGCCGCGATTGCCTCCACGACGGCGTCGTCTCCCCCCTGGACGCCGTGCACCGCGAGACCATGCAGGAGGTGGTGCACGAATTAAACGACGACGGCTTCCGGGTGGTGGCCCTGGCCTCCAAGGAAGTGGACGGTTCGCGCCACGATTTCGCCGTGGCCGACGAGTGCGACCTGACCCTGATGGGCTACCTGGCCTTCCTCGACCCGCCCAAGGACACCGCCGCCGACGCCCTGGCCACCATGATCGCCCACGGCATCCAACCCAAGATCGTCACCGGCGACAACGCCGTGATCACGGCGAAAATCTGCCGCGAGGTGCGCTTTGACGCCGGCGACCACATTATCACCGGCGAGCGGCTGGCGGCCATGTCCGAGGCCGAGGTGCTCGACGCCGTGGAGGTGTGCCACGTCTTCGCCAAGCTCGACCCCATGCAGAAGGAACAAATCGTCGCGGCCCTTCGCCGCAAGGGCCACGTGGTCGGCTTCATGGGCGACGGCATCAACGACGCCCCGGCCCTGCGGGCCGCCGATGTCGGCATCTCGGTGGACTCGGCCGTGGACGTGGCCAAGGAATCGGCCGACATCATCCTGCTCGAAAAAAGCCTGCACGTCCTGGAGCACGGCGTGCTCGAGGGCCGCAAGATCTTTTTCAACATCACCAAGTACATCCGCATGGGGGCCAGTTCCAACTTCGGCAACATGTTCAGCGTGCTCGGGGCCAGCGCCTTTCTGCCCTTCCTGCCCATGCTGCCCATCCAGATCCTGGTCAACAACCTCATGTACGACTTCTCCCAGACGGCCATCCCCACGGACAACGTGGACGCGGACATCCTCGGCAAACCGCGGCGCTGGCGCATCGACGACATTCGCCGCTACATCCTCTACCTCGGCCCGGTCAGTTCGCTGTTCGACTACGTCACCTTCTTCATCCTCATCCACTTCTTCGGCGCCTGGAACAACCCGGCGCTCTTCCAGACCGGCTGGTTCATCGAGTCGCTGCTCTCCCAGACCCTCATCGTGCACGTCATCCGCACGGACAACCTTCCCTTCGTGCAGAGCTGGTCGAGCCTGCCCCTTGGCGCCACGACCATCCTCATCTGCCTGTTCGGGATCTGGCTGCCCTTTTCGCCCCTGGCCCACACCTTCGGCCTGGTCGTGCCGCCGGCCGGCTACTGGGGGCTCATGGCCCTGGTGATCTTCTGCTACATGTGCCTGGCCCAGGTGGTGAAGTCCTGGGTGGTGCGCCGCATTCACGCCAGTTGCGCCGTCTAG
- the moaC gene encoding cyclic pyranopterin monophosphate synthase MoaC produces MSDTLTHIDAEGRTRMVDVGAKSKTRRLAIAGGEVRLSAETMRQLSSAALPKGDALATAKIAGILAAKRTADLIPLCHPLPLAFADVRFSVDEAACIVRIEAEASTTAETGVEMEALTAASVAALTIYDMCKAVQKDIVIGEIRLLYKSGGKSGTYVAPEWPEGRPFPDA; encoded by the coding sequence ATGAGCGATACCCTGACGCACATCGACGCCGAGGGCCGCACCCGCATGGTGGATGTGGGAGCCAAGTCCAAGACCCGCCGCCTGGCCATCGCCGGGGGCGAAGTACGGCTCAGTGCCGAAACCATGCGGCAGCTCTCCAGCGCCGCCCTGCCCAAGGGCGACGCCCTGGCCACGGCCAAGATCGCCGGGATTCTCGCGGCCAAGCGCACGGCCGACCTCATCCCCCTGTGCCATCCGCTGCCCCTGGCCTTCGCCGACGTGCGGTTTTCCGTCGACGAGGCGGCCTGTATCGTGCGCATCGAGGCCGAGGCCTCGACCACGGCCGAGACCGGCGTGGAAATGGAGGCGCTGACGGCCGCTTCCGTGGCCGCCCTGACCATTTACGACATGTGCAAGGCCGTGCAGAAGGACATCGTCATCGGCGAGATCCGGCTGCTGTACAAATCCGGCGGCAAGTCCGGGACCTATGTGGCCCCGGAGTGGCCCGAGGGCCGTCCTTTCCCGGACGCCTGA
- a CDS encoding tetratricopeptide repeat protein, translating into MMRLPATIMLFAFTLVSASVCLADPAEDFREGQAAIRAGQIDKAIEAYTRVIKASVAAGVVDVKDLASAYNMRGMCHEAKEEAELALADYTKAIEVDVKMAEAYGNRAMLYMKLGEVDKAKADATAARRIDRKVKVPDFQ; encoded by the coding sequence ATGATGCGTCTGCCTGCCACGATTATGCTCTTTGCGTTCACGCTTGTTTCGGCCAGCGTCTGCCTGGCCGACCCAGCCGAGGATTTTCGGGAAGGCCAGGCCGCCATCCGGGCCGGCCAGATCGACAAGGCCATCGAAGCCTACACGCGAGTCATCAAGGCCAGCGTCGCCGCCGGCGTCGTCGACGTCAAGGATCTGGCCAGCGCCTACAACATGCGCGGCATGTGCCACGAAGCCAAAGAAGAGGCTGAGTTGGCCCTGGCCGACTACACCAAGGCCATCGAGGTCGACGTCAAGATGGCCGAGGCCTACGGCAACCGGGCCATGCTCTACATGAAGCTCGGCGAGGTGGACAAGGCCAAGGCCGACGCCACCGCCGCCCGGCGCATCGACCGCAAGGTCAAGGTTCCGGACTTCCAGTAG
- the dnaJ gene encoding molecular chaperone DnaJ translates to MPRDYYEVLGVERGADDETVKKAYRQMAFKFHPDRNPDDPEAESKFKEAAEAYEVLRNPETRARYDRFGHEGLGGNGFGGFGTTDDVFSAFSDIFGEFFGFAGRSSARGPRPQAGNDLRYDLTVSFRDAAKGTEVSLKIPKNVQCHECGGSGAEPGTTPETCKHCGGSGQVVQSQGFFRIAVTCPVCRGEGKVVTSPCRECRGRGVTRQTRDLKVRVPAGVDDGSRLRLRGEGEPGLHGGPPGDLYVILHVETDKVFERQGQNLVLRVEITFVQAALGHKLEVPTLDGHEAMDIPKGTQSGEVFSLRGLGLPVPGSSRNGDLLVEVTVVTPKNLTKKQEELLREFEKLDEQKPMKKVKDFFRKAKEAMGN, encoded by the coding sequence ATGCCCCGGGATTACTACGAAGTGCTGGGCGTCGAACGCGGCGCCGACGACGAGACCGTCAAGAAGGCCTATCGCCAGATGGCCTTCAAGTTTCACCCCGACCGCAACCCGGACGACCCCGAAGCCGAATCCAAGTTCAAGGAGGCGGCCGAGGCCTACGAGGTGCTGCGCAACCCCGAGACCCGCGCCCGCTACGACCGCTTCGGCCACGAGGGCCTGGGCGGCAACGGTTTCGGCGGCTTCGGCACCACCGATGACGTCTTCAGCGCCTTTTCCGACATCTTCGGGGAGTTTTTCGGCTTCGCCGGCCGCAGCTCCGCGCGCGGCCCCAGGCCCCAGGCCGGCAACGACCTGCGCTACGACCTGACCGTGTCCTTTCGCGATGCCGCCAAGGGCACGGAAGTCTCGCTCAAGATCCCCAAAAACGTCCAGTGCCACGAATGCGGCGGCTCCGGCGCCGAGCCCGGCACCACGCCCGAAACCTGCAAGCACTGCGGCGGCTCGGGACAGGTGGTCCAGAGCCAGGGCTTTTTCCGCATCGCCGTGACCTGCCCCGTCTGCCGCGGCGAGGGCAAGGTCGTCACCTCGCCCTGCCGGGAATGCCGGGGCCGGGGGGTGACCCGCCAGACCCGCGACCTGAAGGTCCGCGTGCCGGCGGGCGTGGACGACGGCAGCCGCCTGCGCCTGCGCGGCGAGGGCGAACCGGGGCTCCACGGCGGCCCGCCCGGCGACCTGTACGTGATCCTGCACGTCGAGACGGACAAGGTCTTCGAGCGGCAGGGCCAGAACCTGGTGCTGCGCGTCGAGATCACCTTCGTCCAGGCGGCCCTCGGCCACAAGCTCGAAGTGCCGACCCTCGACGGCCACGAGGCCATGGACATTCCCAAGGGCACCCAAAGCGGCGAGGTCTTCTCCCTGCGCGGCCTGGGCCTGCCCGTGCCCGGTTCCAGCCGCAACGGCGACCTGCTCGTCGAGGTGACGGTGGTCACCCCGAAGAACCTGACCAAGAAACAGGAAGAGCTCCTGCGCGAGTTCGAGAAGCTCGACGAGCAAAAGCCCATGAAAAAGGTCAAGGATTTCTTCCGTAAAGCCAAGGAAGCCATGGGGAACTGA
- the rpoZ gene encoding DNA-directed RNA polymerase subunit omega, whose translation MARITVEDCLEKINNRFLIVQMAIKRVHQYREGYDPLIECKNKEVVTALREIAAGEVLPSEPIEEAGVLLPENE comes from the coding sequence ATGGCGCGCATTACCGTCGAAGACTGCCTGGAAAAGATCAACAACCGCTTCCTTATCGTCCAGATGGCCATCAAGCGGGTCCACCAGTACCGCGAAGGCTATGATCCGCTGATCGAATGCAAGAACAAGGAAGTGGTCACCGCGTTGCGCGAGATCGCCGCCGGCGAGGTCCTGCCGAGCGAACCCATCGAGGAAGCGGGCGTGCTGTTGCCCGAAAACGAATAG